The genomic interval AAGCTGTATCTGTTCCACAGCTTTTACTATGTATTCGGGATAGCCGGGCTTAGACATGGCCTCCAGCACCTCGCTTACGGTCCAACGCTCGAGATTATCGTTCTTTTCTGTCATTCAATCCACCCCCCTGGATTTCGATAACGGTGGTAAGGATAGCATAAATCCTCTCTTTCCGATACCGACAAATCCTCACCTGTGGCATAATAGTCATGTATTCACGAATGGAGGTGCTTACCATGAATCCACAGATATTGCGACCTAAGAACACGGTTATGTTGATGATCGACGTTCAGGAGAAGCTCCTGCCCGCCATATACGGGAAGGAGTCGGTGGAACTCAATGCAAAAAAGCTCATAAAGGCGTCCCAGGCAATGGAGATACCTTTGAAGGTTACGGAGCAATACCCGAAGGGTTTAGGGACCACCGTTCCCGGACTGGCAGAGGAGATATCGTCTGACGATGTTTTCGAGAAAAAGGCCTTCGGATGTTTCGACGAGGAGGGTTTCGACGATTTCTTTCGCTGTACCAGGAGAAACCAGGTGGTCCTCTTCGGAATAGAGAGCCATATATGCGTGCACACGACGGCCATGCAGCTTCTCGAGAGAGACTTCGAGGTTACTGTGGTGGCGGATGGATGTGGCAGCAGGGAAAACGGCAACCACGAGATAGCCCTGCGAAATATGTCGGCCTGCGGCGTTCACGTTCTTCCTATGGAATCGGTGGT from Dethiosulfovibrio russensis carries:
- a CDS encoding isochorismatase family protein, whose product is MNPQILRPKNTVMLMIDVQEKLLPAIYGKESVELNAKKLIKASQAMEIPLKVTEQYPKGLGTTVPGLAEEISSDDVFEKKAFGCFDEEGFDDFFRCTRRNQVVLFGIESHICVHTTAMQLLERDFEVTVVADGCGSRENGNHEIALRNMSACGVHVLPMESVVYQLIKVSGTPEFKQLLPLFK